The segment TTCATATAGAAGTTTATAACAAAAGTTATTAGACGATATCAAATCTTTCATGAAGTGCGAAACTAATAAGATACTatagtttataattttaaaaaatatatttttctcttctatttttattattatttaaaattttctactTTTACCATACAATGAATCCGAAAGCAAATTTGATGTACCAAAACTAAACATATATGAAATATAGCATACTACAATAAGTAACATGTCAAGTACTGGATTTGGAAAGCTTCAATAGAAAGGAAGCATTTTTCTTTTACAGAGTACCTTGAAGCAGGAGGTAGAAGAAACATAATTACATGCATAACAGATTGATTAGATCCGGGAAGGGATCATAGGGATGTTGTTCTGCAGGTAAGCGCAGGCGGCAGCAACTCCACTGCCCAGCTTAACCGGATATCCGACATCTTTGAGTATCATCTCCACACCAGCTAGACAACCCAACAATTGCAACTGAAATAGATCAAAGCAAAAAAATACGGAACATTTGCTTTAGTAATTGCTTCTAACAAGTTGCTATTTAATTTTATCAAGTCAAAATATATGGTAATCAAGAGATTAAAAGGAAAGGACCACTACTTGATTCAGGAATTACCTCATTTAGGTTTCCAAGATGTCCAATTCTGAATACCTTTCCGGCCACTTTGTTGAGGCCCAGACCTAAGCTCATATTGTATCTCTTccatgccctttttactatttctGCACTATCAATATAAGGGGGAACAAGGACAGCAGTCACAGTGTCACTGTACCATTCCTCCTTTTGTGTGCAGTTCTTCAAGCCCCATGCCTCCACAGCAAGCCTGTTTTTTATAATGTGCACCCAAAAAAAATCAACGTCGGTTATGGCTATGACCTCGTGCACTTGAAACATAGAGGAAAGAAAAGAATGGCTCACCTTGTTGCTTTGCCCATACGGTTATGCCTTGCAATCACACTGTCGAGTCCTTCCTCGAATATAAGATCAAGAGCGGCTCTTAGCCCATACAATAGCTGGATTGAAGGGGTGTATGGCCAAAATGTTCCCAGTTTGTAGAACTTGAGGTAGTCATTCCAGTCGAAGAAAACTCTAACTGATTTTGCACTTTTGGATGCCTCCAAAGCTTTGGGGCTAGCACAAACAATACCCAGTCCTGTGGGAAGCGAAAGTGCCTTCTGAGAACCGGTTAGTGCGACGTCTACTCCCCACTCATCCATACGAAAATCAAGGGCACAAATAGAGGAAACTCCATCAACAAGAAGTAATGCTGGGTGCCTATAATGATCTGAGAAGAAACAATAACTATGTTTAGAAGTTGAATACACATAGCTTCGATCATAAGTATTTGacaatcattttttttttcattcatttgaGCTTTGTATCAGCTTTCACTACAATAAAAGACAACAGCTCCAACACCAGTTGAATACACATCCACCGCTTACCAAGTAATTTTCTCACAGTAGCCAGGTTGTTGGTGATTCCGGTTG is part of the Gossypium arboreum isolate Shixiya-1 chromosome 5, ASM2569848v2, whole genome shotgun sequence genome and harbors:
- the LOC108449982 gene encoding serine--glyoxylate aminotransferase-like, which produces MDYVYGPGKNHLFVPGPVNIPEPVLRAMNRNNEDYRSPAIPAMTKTLLEDVKKIFKTTTGTPFLIPTTGTGAWESALTNTLSPGDRTVTFLIGQFSLLWIDQQQRLNFNVDVVESEWGQGANLDILAEKLAADHSHTIKAICIVHNETATGITNNLATVRKLLDHYRHPALLLVDGVSSICALDFRMDEWGVDVALTGSQKALSLPTGLGIVCASPKALEASKSAKSVRVFFDWNDYLKFYKLGTFWPYTPSIQLLYGLRAALDLIFEEGLDSVIARHNRMGKATRLAVEAWGLKNCTQKEEWYSDTVTAVLVPPYIDSAEIVKRAWKRYNMSLGLGLNKVAGKVFRIGHLGNLNELQLLGCLAGVEMILKDVGYPVKLGSGVAAACAYLQNNIPMIPSRI